The Halobacterium litoreum genome includes a region encoding these proteins:
- a CDS encoding bifunctional metallophosphatase/5'-nucleotidase yields the protein MTVRILHYSDVENAHDTPERAGRLAGAIGELRDDSTVVTGSGDNTAPGVLSLACDGAQAQDFYDAVDPDVDTFGNHDFDHGFDAARRAAREFPGAWLNANAYLDGERFAAEHTTPSVLVDAGGETVGFVGVANEATPEMNPKADALDVRDPATAVNDAASDLRDAGADHVVVVSHCGDRDDELATEVDADAILGGHEHDEHLARVDSTLVARPGACGHGLLAVRLGDEVTATQHDTADFPVDESVADALRERKDRTGLSAVVATVEEPVTRTERDRKGGESPVGNFVTDAMRAAGAADAAFVFGGIREDDPLEGEVTAGEIHGLCPFDDEVAVAEVDGATLLDALRDLSFAARHPDEDVPAWWFGQVSGIELVYDDRDHAVVEASVGGDPIHPDDTYEVALSDYHVETDHIVRAVGPDDVVRTAVPLRDALVAYAREAGVNTDVEGRIQRPYLETPTLH from the coding sequence ATGACTGTCCGCATCCTCCACTACTCGGACGTGGAGAACGCCCACGACACGCCCGAGCGCGCCGGTCGACTCGCCGGCGCCATCGGCGAACTCCGCGACGACTCGACGGTCGTCACCGGGAGCGGCGACAACACCGCGCCGGGCGTGCTCTCGCTGGCCTGTGACGGCGCGCAGGCACAGGACTTCTACGACGCGGTCGACCCCGACGTCGACACCTTCGGGAACCACGACTTCGACCACGGGTTCGACGCCGCGCGGCGCGCCGCCCGCGAATTCCCGGGCGCGTGGCTGAACGCGAACGCCTACCTCGACGGCGAGCGCTTCGCCGCCGAGCACACCACGCCGAGCGTGCTCGTCGACGCCGGCGGTGAGACGGTCGGGTTCGTCGGCGTGGCGAACGAGGCGACACCCGAGATGAACCCGAAGGCTGACGCGCTGGACGTGCGCGACCCGGCGACGGCCGTCAACGACGCTGCGAGCGACCTCCGGGACGCGGGCGCGGACCACGTGGTCGTCGTCTCGCACTGCGGCGATAGGGACGACGAACTCGCGACCGAGGTGGACGCGGACGCGATTCTCGGCGGGCACGAGCACGACGAACACCTCGCTCGCGTGGACAGCACGCTCGTCGCGCGCCCCGGCGCCTGCGGGCACGGCCTGCTGGCGGTGCGCCTCGGCGACGAAGTGACTGCGACACAGCACGACACCGCCGATTTCCCCGTGGACGAGTCGGTCGCGGACGCGCTCCGCGAGCGCAAGGACAGAACCGGGCTCTCGGCGGTCGTGGCGACGGTCGAAGAGCCGGTGACGCGCACCGAGCGCGACCGGAAGGGCGGCGAGAGCCCGGTCGGGAACTTCGTCACGGACGCGATGCGCGCGGCGGGCGCCGCCGACGCCGCGTTCGTCTTCGGCGGCATCCGCGAGGACGACCCCCTAGAGGGCGAGGTGACCGCCGGCGAAATCCACGGCCTCTGCCCGTTCGACGACGAGGTCGCCGTCGCCGAGGTGGACGGCGCGACGCTCCTCGACGCGCTCCGAGACCTCTCCTTTGCCGCGCGCCACCCCGACGAGGACGTGCCCGCGTGGTGGTTCGGGCAAGTCTCCGGCATCGAACTCGTCTACGACGACCGCGACCACGCGGTCGTGGAGGCGTCGGTCGGCGGCGACCCGATTCACCCCGACGATACGTACGAAGTTGCGCTCTCGGATTACCACGTCGAGACCGACCACATCGTGCGCGCCGTCGGTCCCGACGACGTGGTGCGGACCGCTGTGCCGCTCCGCGATGCGCTCGTGGCGTACGCTCGCGAGGCCGGTGTGAACACCGACGTGGAGGGCCGCATCCAGCGGCCGTACCTCGAGACGCCCACGCTGCACTGA
- a CDS encoding DUF5788 family protein yields the protein MDERERQRLLDRVERPSNSIGESIPDELSVGDTTIDLKAFVFECKRLDAVPTDRREEIESVQSTLRRERLRRKRRIRDDDISRETAEELAASVHGIDRALNALAGLNDPDIGEELRQKRLDDARELLALADTSL from the coding sequence ATGGACGAACGAGAGCGCCAGCGACTGCTGGACCGCGTCGAGCGGCCGTCGAACAGCATCGGCGAGTCGATTCCCGACGAACTGTCGGTCGGCGACACCACCATCGACCTGAAGGCGTTCGTCTTCGAGTGCAAGCGCCTCGACGCCGTGCCGACCGACCGGCGCGAGGAAATCGAGTCGGTGCAGTCGACGCTCCGGCGCGAACGCCTCCGGCGCAAGCGCCGAATCAGGGACGACGATATCTCCCGCGAGACAGCAGAAGAACTCGCAGCGAGCGTCCACGGCATCGACCGCGCGCTGAACGCCTTGGCGGGATTGAACGACCCCGACATCGGGGAGGAACTCAGACAGAAGCGACTGGACGACGCGAGGGAACTGCTCGCGCTGGCCGACACCTCGCTCTGA
- a CDS encoding RtcB family protein, whose product MTTFDADGLTLHEVEANVWELERDDGMDVPARVFANEDLLEHIKDDRTLSQLRNVACMPGAVAPALCMPDGHQGYGFPVGGVAAFDAEDGCISPGGVGFDINCGVRMVKTNLTYEDVRGREEELVEALFDAVPCGLGGGGVHDGNHTDLEKALERGVDWCLEEGYAVREDLEHCEDEGMRPDADPDAVSKKAKDRGASQMGSLGSGNHFLEIQRVTDVYDDETADAFGLAEDQLVVLIHCGSRGLGHQVCSDYLRRIEQEHPEFLEELPDKDLAAAPAGSEVAEDYYGAMCAAINFAWVNRQLITHAVRETFADVFDASWQDLEMDLLYDVAHNIAKRETHDVYVTEDGYSLDGDGGRVERDLYVHRKGATRAFPAGHPEVPKAYRDVGQPVIIPGSMGAGSYVLKGGDGSLDRSFGSTAHGAGRLMSRTQAKDEYWGGDVADDLREQNEIYVKAASGSTIAEEAPGVYKDVDEVVGVSDDLGIGDLVVRTFPVCNVKG is encoded by the coding sequence ATGACCACGTTCGACGCCGACGGCCTCACGCTCCACGAGGTCGAGGCGAACGTCTGGGAGTTGGAGCGCGACGACGGGATGGACGTCCCGGCGCGCGTGTTCGCGAACGAGGACCTCCTCGAACACATCAAGGACGACCGCACGCTCTCGCAACTCCGGAACGTCGCGTGCATGCCGGGCGCCGTCGCGCCCGCGCTCTGCATGCCCGACGGCCACCAGGGGTACGGTTTCCCGGTGGGCGGCGTCGCGGCGTTCGACGCCGAGGACGGCTGTATCTCGCCGGGCGGCGTCGGCTTCGACATCAACTGCGGCGTCCGGATGGTGAAGACGAATCTGACCTACGAGGACGTGCGGGGCCGCGAGGAGGAACTCGTGGAGGCGCTGTTCGACGCCGTGCCCTGCGGTCTCGGCGGCGGCGGCGTCCACGACGGCAACCACACCGACTTGGAGAAGGCGCTGGAACGCGGCGTCGACTGGTGTCTGGAGGAGGGGTACGCGGTGCGCGAGGACCTCGAGCACTGCGAGGACGAGGGGATGCGTCCGGACGCCGACCCGGACGCCGTCTCGAAGAAGGCCAAGGACCGCGGCGCCAGCCAGATGGGGTCGCTGGGGTCGGGCAACCACTTCCTCGAAATCCAGCGCGTCACCGACGTCTACGACGACGAGACGGCCGACGCGTTCGGTCTCGCTGAGGACCAACTCGTCGTCCTGATTCACTGCGGCTCGCGGGGCCTCGGCCACCAGGTCTGCTCGGACTACCTCCGGCGCATCGAGCAGGAACACCCCGAGTTCCTCGAGGAACTCCCGGACAAGGACCTCGCCGCTGCGCCCGCCGGCTCCGAGGTCGCCGAGGACTACTACGGCGCGATGTGCGCCGCCATCAACTTCGCGTGGGTGAACCGCCAACTCATCACGCACGCGGTCCGGGAGACGTTCGCGGACGTGTTCGACGCGTCGTGGCAGGACTTGGAGATGGACCTGCTGTACGACGTGGCGCACAACATCGCGAAACGCGAGACTCACGATGTGTACGTCACTGAAGACGGCTACAGCCTCGACGGCGACGGCGGGCGAGTGGAGCGCGACCTCTACGTTCACCGCAAGGGCGCGACGCGCGCGTTCCCCGCCGGCCACCCCGAGGTCCCGAAGGCGTACCGCGACGTGGGTCAGCCGGTCATCATCCCCGGCAGCATGGGAGCCGGGAGTTACGTCTTGAAGGGCGGCGACGGCTCGCTCGACCGCTCGTTCGGTTCCACTGCGCACGGCGCGGGCCGGCTGATGAGTCGCACGCAGGCGAAAGACGAGTACTGGGGCGGCGACGTGGCCGACGACCTGCGCGAGCAGAACGAAATCTACGTCAAGGCGGCCTCAGGCTCCACCATCGCGGAGGAGGCCCCCGGCGTCTACAAGGACGTGGACGAGGTCGTCGGCGTCTCCGACGACCTCGGCATCGGCGACCTCGTGGTGCGCACGTTCCCCGTCTGCAACGTCAAGGGGTAG